A genomic window from Methanobacterium sp. BRmetb2 includes:
- a CDS encoding N-acetyl-gamma-glutamyl-phosphate reductase: MIEVGIIGASGYTGGELLRFLKNHSEVDVTTATSRKHAGIPIKKVHPHLQDLKLNFTDVSPSEIEADLVFTATPHGASMRIVPELVERGIRVIDLSGDYRFDDIETYEKWYGFKHENPLEAVYGLPEVYREEIKNANLVANPGCFPTGSILAGLPLVNEKLVDTLIFDSKTGVSGAGIKPTEITHYPNISDNVIPYAVTTHRHGPEINQEINKNWPVKVSFTPHLVPVIRGILTTVHTFLKEDLTSADIKNIYESFYQDEPFLRVMDAGEIPRLSAVRGSNYCHVGCFEIDENGRIVIISAIDNLVKGASGQAIQNMNIMYGFNEKKSLEFVGLHP; the protein is encoded by the coding sequence ATGATCGAAGTTGGAATTATTGGAGCAAGTGGTTATACTGGAGGAGAATTACTGAGATTTTTAAAAAACCATTCGGAAGTAGATGTTACTACCGCAACATCACGAAAACATGCTGGAATTCCTATTAAAAAAGTACATCCTCATTTACAGGATTTAAAACTTAATTTTACTGATGTTTCACCCAGTGAAATTGAAGCAGATCTTGTCTTTACGGCAACTCCTCATGGAGCTTCAATGAGAATAGTTCCAGAACTAGTGGAACGGGGCATTCGAGTAATTGATTTAAGTGGTGATTATCGTTTTGATGATATTGAAACCTACGAGAAATGGTATGGTTTTAAACATGAAAATCCACTGGAAGCAGTATATGGACTCCCCGAAGTATACAGAGAGGAAATTAAAAATGCAAATTTAGTTGCCAATCCCGGATGTTTCCCTACTGGTAGTATTCTAGCAGGATTACCGTTGGTAAATGAAAAACTAGTGGATACCCTGATTTTTGATTCAAAAACAGGAGTAAGTGGAGCAGGCATAAAACCAACTGAAATTACACATTACCCCAATATTAGTGATAATGTGATACCTTACGCAGTAACCACCCACCGACATGGTCCCGAAATTAATCAAGAAATAAATAAAAATTGGCCAGTGAAGGTTTCATTCACTCCACATTTAGTACCAGTTATTAGAGGGATTTTAACCACAGTCCATACTTTTTTAAAAGAAGATTTAACATCAGCAGACATTAAAAATATATATGAATCCTTTTATCAAGACGAACCCTTCTTGAGGGTTATGGATGCTGGTGAAATTCCGCGTTTAAGTGCAGTTAGAGGTTCTAATTATTGTCATGTAGGTTGCTTTGAAATTGATGAAAATGGAAGAATTGTTATAATATCCGCCATAGATAATCTTGTTAAAGGTGCTTCTGGACAGGCAATCCAAAATATGAACATAATGTATGGATTTAATGAAAAAAAATCATTAGAATTTGTAGGCTTACATCCATAA
- a CDS encoding flavodoxin has product MKTMVLYYSRSGKTAKIVETLAENISADTLKIEDFKDRSGPINYIKASIDALREDKTKIEPSHIDLSPYGLVYIGTPNWAGKPAPAIITLIDTNDFRGKDVILFATMGSQGGNSVIERMREKIEARGARMITSFLIKTGGKSTSELEEDVKKTIEEMDLKIYGI; this is encoded by the coding sequence TTGAAAACCATGGTTTTATATTACTCCAGAAGTGGAAAAACCGCAAAAATTGTAGAAACTCTTGCAGAAAATATTTCTGCAGATACTTTAAAAATTGAAGATTTTAAAGATAGATCCGGTCCTATTAACTATATAAAAGCATCTATAGATGCTTTAAGAGAGGATAAAACTAAAATTGAACCATCGCATATTGATCTTAGTCCATATGGTTTAGTGTATATCGGAACCCCTAACTGGGCTGGAAAACCAGCTCCTGCAATAATTACTTTAATTGACACTAATGATTTTAGAGGTAAAGATGTTATTTTATTTGCCACCATGGGAAGTCAGGGCGGTAACAGTGTAATTGAGCGAATGAGAGAGAAAATTGAGGCTCGAGGCGCCCGTATGATTACCTCATTCTTGATTAAGACTGGTGGAAAGAGTACATCAGAACTGGAAGAAGATGTCAAAAAAACTATTGAAGAAATGGACTTAAAGATATATGGTATATAA
- a CDS encoding preprotein translocase subunit SecF (forms a complex with SecD and YajC; SecDFyajC stimulates the proton motive force-driven protein translocation; seems to modulate the cycling of SecA by stabilizing its membrane-inserted state and appears to be required for the release of mature proteins from the extracytoplasmic side of the membrane; in some organisms, such as Bacillus subtilis, SecD is fused to SecF), which produces MKIKIMESYKPLIVIPVIITLLAIAVIAINGLPESIDLQGGSIAVLNLEKPVDRAELTNIISQGLNTTDIDINSLTQTQATIEIGGAADVIKLTDSLSGIATIESFRSVGPLISQEALTQVYWAIAFAFLFMSITVFIIFRNFVPSVAVIIAALSDILIAVGGMSIFGIPLSVASVGAILMLIGYSVDTDILLTTRVLKRREGTITERAQDAFNTGLVMSASAISSLSVLYIVTVLYIPYAQVLSEIAAVLIIGLVADLLTTWLMNLGILRWYLEAKR; this is translated from the coding sequence ATGAAAATAAAGATTATGGAATCTTACAAACCATTAATAGTAATTCCAGTGATAATTACTCTTCTTGCAATAGCAGTTATAGCTATAAATGGATTACCCGAAAGTATAGATTTGCAAGGAGGATCTATAGCTGTTTTGAATCTGGAAAAACCAGTTGATAGAGCAGAATTAACCAATATTATCAGTCAGGGCTTGAATACTACTGATATTGATATCAACTCGTTAACTCAAACACAAGCCACTATTGAAATTGGTGGAGCCGCTGATGTTATAAAACTTACTGATTCATTAAGTGGAATAGCTACTATTGAAAGTTTCAGATCAGTTGGGCCGCTGATTAGTCAGGAAGCACTTACACAAGTTTATTGGGCTATCGCATTCGCATTTCTATTCATGTCCATAACCGTCTTTATAATATTTAGAAACTTTGTGCCTTCAGTGGCGGTTATAATTGCAGCATTATCTGATATTTTAATTGCTGTTGGGGGAATGTCTATTTTTGGAATACCACTTTCAGTGGCTTCTGTTGGGGCAATTCTCATGTTAATAGGTTACAGTGTGGATACTGATATTTTATTAACTACAAGAGTGTTAAAAAGAAGAGAGGGGACAATTACAGAACGTGCCCAGGATGCATTCAATACTGGTTTAGTAATGTCTGCATCAGCTATAAGTTCTTTAAGTGTTTTGTACATTGTAACTGTACTTTATATCCCATATGCACAAGTTTTAAGTGAAATAGCTGCGGTTCTAATTATTGGATTGGTTGCAGATTTGTTAACAACTTGGCTAATGAATTTAGGTATACTTAGATGGTACCTGGAGGCTAAAAGATGA
- a CDS encoding preprotein translocase subunit SecD yields the protein MNERVKNFIKDYRTIILIVFIVVSIASISYYGISQGLDLQGGSLIQVHLEKPVDQDTMNRVTGVLDRRLNIFGVKDIKVRASGNQDVIIEIAGVKPDEVAQIVGTPGKFVAKIDNQTALEGSDIVSVQPYEIQGTQWAVPFKITLEGANKFASIAEGKAGAPVDMYLDDKLISSPELAPELATGRPSTDVQISGTENTKEEAEKQAKSIQTVLQSGALPVKVQIVGISTVSPELGTEFKNGALIAGFLALIVVSLIIFFRYRTPKLVIPIIFTSLAELLLILGVASIIKWNIDLAAIAGIIAAIGTGVDDQIILTDEVLKSSKQEELVQKKESKRSKKKKKSKKSRKSKSKSRVSISMKNRIKNAFFIIFASAATLIAAMLPVAYVGFSRGSTGIGSLAGFAFTTIIGILIGIFITRPVYAKFLEYFVVD from the coding sequence ATGAATGAAAGAGTTAAAAACTTTATCAAAGATTACAGAACCATCATTCTTATAGTTTTTATAGTAGTTAGTATTGCTTCAATATCGTACTATGGAATATCTCAAGGACTAGACCTTCAGGGAGGATCCTTAATTCAGGTTCATTTGGAAAAACCCGTGGATCAAGACACTATGAACCGAGTAACTGGAGTCCTTGACAGAAGGTTAAATATATTTGGTGTAAAAGATATTAAGGTCAGAGCTAGTGGTAATCAGGATGTTATAATTGAAATTGCTGGAGTTAAACCAGATGAAGTTGCACAAATTGTTGGAACTCCTGGTAAATTTGTGGCAAAAATTGATAATCAGACTGCTCTTGAAGGTTCAGACATAGTCAGTGTGCAACCATATGAAATACAGGGCACCCAATGGGCAGTTCCATTCAAAATAACACTTGAAGGTGCCAATAAGTTCGCTAGCATTGCTGAAGGTAAAGCTGGCGCGCCGGTTGATATGTATCTAGATGATAAACTTATATCATCACCAGAATTAGCCCCAGAACTAGCTACAGGTAGGCCTTCCACCGATGTACAGATAAGTGGAACAGAGAATACAAAAGAAGAAGCTGAAAAACAAGCCAAATCTATTCAAACAGTTTTACAGTCGGGTGCACTACCGGTTAAGGTTCAAATTGTGGGAATAAGTACTGTATCGCCAGAACTTGGTACAGAGTTTAAAAATGGAGCATTGATTGCAGGGTTTCTGGCATTGATCGTGGTTTCATTAATAATATTCTTTAGATATAGAACCCCTAAACTGGTGATTCCAATAATATTCACCAGCCTGGCGGAACTTCTTTTAATTCTCGGAGTTGCTTCCATTATAAAATGGAATATTGATTTAGCAGCAATAGCAGGTATTATTGCTGCCATAGGGACTGGTGTTGACGATCAGATTATATTAACTGACGAAGTTTTAAAAAGTAGTAAACAAGAAGAGCTTGTGCAGAAAAAAGAAAGCAAAAGAAGTAAAAAGAAAAAGAAAAGTAAAAAGAGTAGAAAATCTAAGTCTAAAAGTAGAGTTTCTATAAGTATGAAAAATAGGATTAAAAACGCATTCTTTATCATATTTGCTTCTGCAGCAACACTCATAGCTGCTATGCTTCCAGTGGCATATGTCGGATTTTCAAGAGGTTCTACTGGAATAGGATCCCTTGCTGGTTTTGCATTTACCACCATTATAGGAATTCTTATTGGAATCTTTATAACCCGTCCGGTTTATGCCAAATTCCTTGAATATTTCGTTGTTGATTGA
- a CDS encoding cation transporter, translating to MISWIILVIILVISLLIVIKAADLFVDNLVEIGTAFGISEIILGVTAAAVGTSLPEFGSAMLAIFTGNPEVGIGCAIGANIWNIGGILGISTIFAGTILSQKEEIKRDGTMTLITAVIITFFMYIFGELNLIVGIILLFAYFIYLGLLIRAQQNNVKINNKTPQIEKKKGKKKLNKKNVLWVIVGLIGLAVGCRVIVFSTVSLAEIASIPEMLAGILLAFGTTAPEFFTVLTSARKGLSRLAVGTVLGSNIFNILIGLGVPSLFVAIPVEEIAIRFDGPAMIVITFLLIVLLKRRMKLTRVEGVILFSSYIIYMGTRLYIMS from the coding sequence ATGATATCTTGGATAATTTTAGTGATAATTTTAGTAATATCTTTATTAATCGTGATAAAAGCAGCAGATTTATTTGTAGATAATTTAGTCGAAATTGGAACGGCTTTTGGAATTTCTGAGATAATATTAGGAGTTACAGCAGCAGCTGTAGGAACCTCTCTTCCAGAATTCGGTTCTGCGATGCTGGCTATATTCACTGGTAATCCTGAAGTAGGTATTGGGTGTGCTATTGGAGCCAACATATGGAACATAGGAGGAATTTTAGGGATTTCAACCATTTTTGCTGGGACAATTTTAAGCCAAAAAGAAGAGATTAAACGTGACGGAACAATGACCCTGATCACCGCCGTTATAATCACATTTTTCATGTATATATTCGGTGAATTAAATTTAATCGTTGGAATAATACTATTATTTGCATATTTCATTTATTTAGGGTTATTAATTCGTGCTCAGCAGAATAATGTCAAAATAAATAATAAAACGCCGCAAATAGAAAAAAAGAAAGGGAAAAAAAAATTAAACAAAAAAAATGTGTTATGGGTAATTGTTGGTCTGATCGGTCTGGCTGTAGGGTGCAGAGTGATCGTATTTTCAACTGTTTCATTAGCAGAGATTGCAAGTATTCCTGAAATGCTTGCAGGTATTCTTCTGGCGTTTGGAACTACGGCACCAGAATTTTTTACTGTTTTAACATCTGCTCGTAAAGGATTAAGTAGGCTTGCAGTTGGAACGGTTTTAGGAAGTAATATATTCAATATTTTAATTGGATTGGGTGTGCCCTCCCTTTTTGTTGCTATCCCCGTAGAAGAGATTGCTATTAGATTTGATGGACCAGCTATGATTGTAATTACATTCCTACTAATTGTTTTACTTAAAAGACGAATGAAACTAACCAGAGTTGAAGGAGTGATCCTTTTCTCATCATACATAATTTATATGGGAACAAGATTATACATAATGTCGTGA
- a CDS encoding universal stress protein, with protein sequence MVYKKVLVTSTGEYLDDILEHTLDLISERKMDVIGLYVVDTSVPFLTPKKIKEMMKTELKKKGREILDSMKVEFEKPANYMVNFIEMMVEGDPADEIVRIAEEEKVDVIVMGTGKSIMDKHLLGSVSEKVVHSAPCTILLIRTVQEEK encoded by the coding sequence ATGGTCTATAAGAAAGTATTAGTAACAAGCACTGGTGAATACCTAGATGATATTCTTGAGCATACTTTAGATCTAATATCTGAAAGGAAAATGGATGTTATAGGTCTTTATGTGGTAGATACATCAGTACCATTCTTAACTCCTAAAAAAATAAAGGAAATGATGAAAACAGAGCTCAAAAAGAAGGGTCGGGAAATTTTAGATAGTATGAAAGTCGAATTTGAAAAACCCGCCAATTATATGGTAAACTTCATAGAAATGATGGTGGAAGGAGACCCTGCAGACGAAATTGTCAGAATAGCCGAAGAAGAAAAAGTAGATGTTATAGTAATGGGTACTGGAAAAAGTATCATGGATAAACATCTTCTGGGTAGTGTTTCTGAAAAGGTGGTTCATTCTGCACCATGTACAATATTACTAATTCGAACTGTGCAGGAAGAAAAATAA
- a CDS encoding cation transporter, translating into MLWIIQIVILIISLIIVIKSADLFIDNLVDIGTRLGISEIILGVTAAAIGTSLPEFGSAVIASVSGNTDIGVGVVIGSNIWNIAGILGISATIAGVIKTDTKGVTRDGLITLGTGLILLFFMLFGDITRIAAIVMIMVYIAYLWMLIRAQKDYSKNESDKEDKENLSSIEKSDKEESVDKEKVTKYIPEESSETKKSIKPKNIIFMVLGFIGLIIGCKLLVDSGTELARIAGIPAMIMGLFTLAIGTSIPELVVTLSSAVKGLHNLSLGTVLGSNTFNIMIGIGIPALIMRVPVERLSLTFDAPVMIFVTALLILLSRRGNKLTRYDGLILLSIYIIYAVTRLYLTGL; encoded by the coding sequence ATGCTATGGATAATACAAATTGTTATTTTAATTATTTCTCTAATAATTGTAATTAAATCTGCAGACCTTTTTATTGATAATTTAGTAGATATTGGTACTAGACTGGGAATATCAGAAATTATTCTGGGAGTTACAGCTGCAGCTATTGGAACATCACTACCCGAATTTGGTTCGGCAGTAATAGCTTCAGTAAGTGGTAACACCGATATTGGTGTGGGGGTAGTTATCGGGTCAAATATTTGGAATATAGCGGGTATATTGGGTATCTCTGCAACAATAGCAGGAGTTATAAAAACAGATACAAAAGGAGTTACACGGGATGGGCTTATAACATTGGGCACTGGCTTAATACTATTGTTTTTCATGTTATTTGGGGACATCACCAGAATAGCTGCTATAGTAATGATCATGGTTTACATTGCTTATCTCTGGATGTTAATACGGGCTCAAAAAGACTATTCAAAAAATGAATCTGATAAAGAAGATAAAGAAAATTTATCATCTATAGAAAAATCTGATAAAGAAGAATCAGTTGATAAAGAAAAAGTTACCAAATATATTCCAGAAGAATCCTCAGAAACAAAGAAATCAATAAAGCCAAAAAATATAATTTTCATGGTCCTTGGATTCATAGGTCTGATTATTGGATGTAAATTATTAGTTGATAGTGGAACAGAACTAGCCAGAATCGCAGGGATACCTGCCATGATAATGGGTCTTTTTACACTGGCTATTGGGACCAGCATCCCTGAACTGGTTGTTACATTATCTTCTGCAGTTAAAGGATTGCACAACTTATCTCTTGGAACGGTTCTGGGAAGTAACACTTTCAATATTATGATAGGTATCGGAATACCTGCATTAATTATGAGGGTTCCAGTAGAAAGACTATCTCTCACCTTTGATGCCCCGGTAATGATCTTTGTCACCGCACTCTTAATATTACTATCTAGAAGAGGAAATAAATTAACTAGATATGATGGATTAATTTTATTAAGCATTTACATCATTTATGCAGTAACCAGATTGTACCTTACTGGACTATAA
- the pyrI gene encoding aspartate carbamoyltransferase regulatory subunit codes for MEKPKKLPRELKVKPIKNGTVIDHITANKALNVLKILGLPNEKSKVTIAMNVLSSQMKNKDIVKIENRELDSQEVDKIALIAPNATINIIRDYEIVEKGKVHLMDEIKDILKCPNPNCITNTAEPVDSKFFVINKKAIILRCYFCERIVDEKGIEFQI; via the coding sequence ATGGAAAAGCCAAAAAAGTTACCAAGGGAATTGAAGGTTAAACCTATTAAAAATGGGACAGTTATAGACCACATAACCGCTAATAAAGCATTAAATGTCCTTAAAATTTTGGGGTTGCCCAATGAAAAGAGCAAAGTAACCATTGCTATGAACGTTCTTTCATCACAAATGAAAAATAAAGATATAGTTAAAATTGAGAATAGAGAATTAGATTCTCAAGAAGTGGATAAAATAGCATTAATAGCACCAAATGCCACTATAAATATTATAAGAGATTATGAAATCGTAGAAAAAGGCAAGGTTCATCTTATGGACGAAATTAAGGATATATTAAAATGCCCCAATCCCAACTGTATAACTAATACTGCTGAACCTGTTGACTCCAAATTTTTTGTAATTAACAAAAAAGCCATTATCTTGAGATGTTACTTCTGTGAGAGAATCGTAGATGAAAAAGGTATTGAATTTCAAATTTAA
- a CDS encoding deacylase, which translates to MIRFGDGTGTKVMMISGVHGNEIPPQIAMLNMVNYLMDKDIQGTIYIVPFAIPSSTANVARYWNGQNPNTISHIPGTPTYKILNVAKQNKVNYLGDFHSTREGGYPGANAVFCSKYPLYTSYKMAYYISKQTSSKLLVYSTAAMEYPGAVEDASNIMGIPAITCESLSNHGTVRSGSVSRSFYQMVFLARYAKLV; encoded by the coding sequence ATGATTCGTTTTGGTGACGGAACTGGTACTAAAGTCATGATGATATCCGGAGTTCATGGAAATGAGATACCTCCACAAATAGCCATGCTTAACATGGTTAACTATTTAATGGATAAAGACATTCAAGGAACGATTTATATTGTTCCGTTTGCAATTCCTTCATCTACTGCCAATGTTGCACGGTACTGGAACGGTCAAAATCCAAATACTATATCACATATTCCAGGAACTCCCACTTACAAAATTTTAAATGTGGCTAAACAAAATAAAGTTAATTATCTAGGCGATTTCCATTCTACTCGTGAAGGAGGATATCCTGGAGCAAACGCAGTGTTTTGTTCAAAATATCCACTTTATACAAGCTATAAAATGGCCTACTACATTAGTAAACAAACAAGCTCCAAATTACTTGTATATAGCACGGCAGCAATGGAATATCCGGGTGCAGTAGAAGATGCTTCTAATATAATGGGCATACCTGCAATAACTTGTGAATCTTTATCTAACCATGGTACAGTGAGATCAGGAAGTGTAAGCAGGTCTTTTTACCAGATGGTGTTTTTAGCAAGGTATGCTAAACTAGTTTAA